From Paenarthrobacter sp. A20:
GATCACCGATTCCGTCGGTAACTACGTGATAGGCCAGGTCTGCGTAGCGCTCCTGAACGCAATCTTTGCTTTCATCCTGATGACCATCCTGGGTATCCCGTTCAGCGTTCTACTGGCTTTCGTCGTTGCCTTGCTGGCGTTCATCCCGCTGGTGGGCGGCATGATTGCCGCGGTCGTGGTCATCCTGGTGGCCCTTACCGCCGGCTGGCAGACCGCCGTGATCTACGCGATTGCCTACTTCGCCTACCTGCAATTCGAGGCGTACTTCATCTCCCCGCGCATTATGCAGCGCGCGGTGGCGGTCCCGGGTGCCGTAGCGGTGATCTCGGTGATTGCGGGCGGCAGCCTTCTCGGAGTCCTGGGCGCGCTGATCGCCATTCCTACAGCGGCCGCCATCATGCTCCTGATCAAGGAAGTCTTCATCATGCGCCAGGACCGGCACTGACCTCGTCCCCTGCCGGGTTTTTGTACAGATAATGCCCCTTAACCACGAGGTTAAGGGGCATTATCTGTACAAAAACCCTTCGCTACCGGACTATCCGTTCGCTACCGACCCCGCCCACTCGCGGGGCAGGCCCTCAACGCCGGCACCTGCGGGAGTGACGTCGTCGACGATTTCATTCAGGACGCGCGCCGCGTACTTCTCGCCCACCCACAGGTGCTTGGCACCGTCGACGCCGACCAGCCGGGCCTGCGGCACCAGGCTGAACCGCTGGGCTGCTTCGGCAGGCTGCAGGTAGTCGTCGTGCTCCGGTACCAGGACCGTGAGCGGCTTGGCGGAGGCGGCCCACTCCTTGAGGTGCACGTCCGTGGCCCTGTGCAGCGGCGGAGACAGCAACACGGCCCCTTCGATCTCCGAGGCCACCGGCTCCACAGCGCCGTACATCAAGGCGAGCTCAGTGCCGAAGGACCAGCCCACCAGCCAGCGGTTCGGCAGTCCGCGGTCCACGGCGAACCGCACAGCGGCCTCGACGTCGTAACGCTCACCGATGCCTTCCTCGAACTGGCCCTCGCTGGTTCCCCGCGGAGACTGCGTGCCGCGCGTGTTGAACCTCAGCACGGCAACTCCGGCAAGCGCAGGAAGCCTGTACGACGCCTTGCGGTAGACGTGCGAATCCATGAACCCCCCGTGCGTCGGCAGCGGATGGAGGGTGATCAGCGTAGCGGTAATCTCCCCCGATTCCGGCAGGGCCAACTCACCCAGCAACACCTTGCCGTCTTCGGTGGTGAACTCCACATTCTCGCGGCGGGCCGGGAGGACCGTGGAAGCACGGATCTCCGCAGGCGCATCCTGCGGGGTGAACACGAACGAGGCGGGGTCGAAAGTCATGGTTCCAAGCCTAGCGAATCAGCGGTATCGGTACGTCCGGCCCGTCCAGCAGTTGGTGTGCCAGTGCCTGCGTTCGGCCAGCCCGGCGGCCTGCCCGAACAAGTGGCTGTCGGACCACACCACCAGGTGGGCGATGCCCGGGACGATCGCGGTGGAGCAGCCGGGACAGATGTACTGTTTTTCCGCTTTTTTGGCCGTCATGGTCCGGACCATCCAGTCGCCGTCCGGCGCGCTCTCACGCCGGGCAATCCCGCCGCGCGCACGCTCAAGGTCAAGCTCGGGCGCCGGTTCCGTCCATTTGCCGCCGGCGCTGCCGGTGCGTGTGCTGGACGCGTTGCGACGAGGGCGGTTGGAGCGGGGCATGCTTCCATTCTGCCTCAGCCACTCTGTTGTAGATGGTGAGACGGTAATGTGGGGCGGGTGCGACTCGTCATAGCCCGTTGTTCTGTTGATTACGTTGGCCGCCTCAAGGCCCATCTCCCCCTCGCCACCCGGCTGCTGCTGGTCAAGGCTGATGGCTCGGTGCTGGTGCATTCGGACGGTGGCTCCTACAAGCCGCTGAACTGGATGAGCCCTCCGGCCACGCTGCGGGTTACCACTCCGGAGGAGACCGAAGTGGAGGAAGGCGTGGTGGAACAGTGGACGGTCCAGTCCGCTAAGACCGATGACCGCCTCATCATCAATATCTACGAGCAACTGCACGACACGTCACACGATCTCGGTACCGATCCAGGCCTGATCAAGGACGGCGTGGAAGCGGACCTGCAACGGCTCCTTGCAGAGCAGATTGAAACTCTTGGAACCGGCTACTCCCTTATCCGGCGTGAATACTTCACGGCCATCGGCCCGGTGGACATCCTGGCCAGGGATGCCAGCGGCGCCACGGTGGCTGTCGAGCTGAAGCGCCGTGGCGATATCGACGGCGTCGAGCAGCTGACGCGCTACTTGGAACTACTCAACCGTGATCCCTTGCTGGCGCCGGTGCGCGGCATTTTCGCCGCCCAGCAAATCAAGCCACAGGCGAAGGTTCTTGCCAACGATCGCGGTATCGACTGCGTCACGCTGGATTATGACGCCATGCGAGGCGTGGATGACAGTGAGTCGCGGCTCTTCTAGGCCCTCCCCCAACGCGTGTGCCGCAGGCCACTAGAATCAAAATCATGACTGCCGCAGATCGTTTCCCCAGTTCTCCCGCGCCCAGCCACCAGATCCTCAAAGGAACACTGGTCAGTGACGGCGAGGTGGTTGAGGACGGCCTGGTGGCCATCGATGGCGACCGGATCGCCTATGCCGGCCCGGCCGGCGGTTTTGATGCCCAGGAATTCGAGGGCTTCCAAAGCGCCATCCGCCTGGGGGTGCCCAGTGGCAGCTACCTCATTCCCGGCCTGGTGGACGTTCACTGCCACGGCGGCAACGGCGGCGATTTCCCTGGCGGGGAAGAAGCTTCGGCCCGCAAGGCTGTCGACTTCCTCCACCGTTCAGGGACCACGACATTCCTGGCCAGCATGGTCACCGCTCCCCGGGAGGACCTCCTCCGCGGCATTGAGCTCTACGTGAAGCTCGCCGACGAAGGATTGGTAGCCGGAATCCACCTTGAAGGCCCGTTCCTGTCCCATGCCCGCTGTGGAGCCCAGAACCCGGACTACCTGCTGGAGCCCGACCTGGACCTCATGGACGAACTTGTGGGCGCCGCAGCCGGCAAACTCGCCACGATGACCTACGCCCCCGAGCTTCCGGGCGCCGCAGCACTGGTGGATCTCATGACCTCCCACGGCGTCACGCCCTCCTTGGGGCACACGGACTGCGACGACGCAACGGCAGCCGCGTCGCTTGCCGCCGCCCGCGAGGGACTTGAGTCCGCAGGGTTCGACGGCGTCAGTTCGCTTCCTACCGTCACTCACCTCTTCAATGGGATGCCACCGATGCATCACCGCGCTCCTGGCCCCGTCGCGGCCTGCCTCCGGATGGCCCAGGAGGGCAAAGCGGTTGTGGAGCTCATCGCCGACGGCACCCACCTGGATCCGAGCACAGTTGCCACCGTCTTCCAGCTTGTAGGCGCCGCCAACATCGTCCTGGTGACTGATTCCATGGCCGCTGCCGGCCTATCCGACGGAAGCTACATGCTCGGCCCCTCCCCCGTGACGGTCAGCGACGGCGTGGCCACTCTTGATGCGACAGGCTCCATCGCGGGTGGCACCGCCACCCTTCTGGAGGTCGTCCGTAAAACCGTGGCGGCCGGCGTCGCACTTCCCGATGCCCTTTGTTCTGCAACAGCGGTACCTGCAGCCGTACTCGGACTTTCCGATGAGATAGGCGGGCTTCGCCGCGGCTTGAGGGCCGATCTCGTTGTGACAAACGAGGACCTGGAACTAACAGGCGTCATGCGTAACGGCCAGTGGTTGTCCTAGCGTGAATTGAATGGGCCCGCGTTACCTTCTTTTTACCGAAAATTTTCCCGAATTGCCCAAAAGACCGTTGACCTCCGGCAGGGCACATGAAAGTGTTGTAGCAGTCTTTGTGTAGGTGGTTTTCATGCTCGCAAGACGAGTTGCGAGCGTGAAGCTCCTGCGAAACCAACCGGGCCTTGCCTGGACGGAATCCAAGGTCTTCTCGCGGAGTAACAAAGCCGGTACGAGGTGTATCGGACTGATGTTCCACAATGAGGAGAAATACATGGCACTGGGAACCGTCAAGTGGTTCAACGCTGAAAAGGGCTTCGGCTTCATCACCCCGGACGACTCGGATGGGGACGTTTTCGTTCACTACTCCGAGATCCAGACCGGTGGCTTCAAGACCCTCGACGAGAACCAGCGTGTTCAGTTCGAGATCGGTCAGGGCGCCAAGGGCCCCCAGGCAACCGGCGTTACGGTCGTCTAGCCTTACCCGTTGAATTCTGCTTGTTGCAGTTTCAACAAACACGTTGACCCCGGCTTTTGGCCGGGGTCAACGTGTTTAAGGGCGGTTATGTCTGATATTTCGACAACAACTGTTACTAACCGTGAAGAAAGGCGAAATCCCCGTTGTGAATGGGCGTTGACAATTCAAGCAACCAAGGTCCGGAGCAGCCGAGCCGAATGCCGTACCGACAATCCAGGAAGATAGGCGCGGCTGAGTGCACGTCCCATTGCAGGAAGGTGCAGGGGGTCTTGGTAATACATGTACAACGTTCGGTACTCCGGCTGGAATCTCGACTTAAAAGAAGCCAGGGACCTGAATCCATAAACGGGTTCCAAGGCTTGACCTACGGCGTCAAGAATTCCGGCCAGGCCTTCGGCACGCTGTTCGATTTCGCCCCTCTCCCGGGCCAAGGGAGAGCCTGACAGGGAGATGACCTCCACGGAGCTGCGCAGGTGCAGGATGGCTGAGGCAACCAGGAACTCCATGACACCCGGGAAGGTATCGCCACGCCGCCTCATGAAGTCCAACGTCCAGCTGACGACCCGCCCCTCTTCATAGACCGGCAACCAGCTGGTGACTCCGTAGACGAACCCCGCTTCATCCACGGCGACGCAGCAGAGGACGTCGTCGTCCTCCAGTTCGTCCAGGCCGCCCAGGGTGAAGCCCATCTCAGGAATCTTCTTTTGGGCTGCCCACTCCTCCGAGACCTCCGTGACCTGGGAGCGCACGCCGTGGGAGAACTCAGAGTAGCGGCCCCAACTGGCCGTTATTCCCAGCTTCGTGGCCCGGTTCAACGACGTCCTGACGTTCTGCCACTCCTTGCCGCGGAATTCCAGGTCCCTTATCCGGAGGCGGGTTTCCTGGGCAACAGCCACCCGGCGGAACCCGCGCGCCTGCAGGATGGGCCACAGTTCGTCGGTGCAGGAATAGAAGCACGGGATCAGCGCCTGTTGGGAACAATACTCAAGGAAGCCAGTGGCAGTGTCCAAGTGGTGTCTGCTGGCGCCAAACGGGCCAGCCAGCGTCAACGCCACGTGTCCGTGCTGTTGGTAGGCCACTCCCCCGGTTCCTCCGGCGCTGAACCAATACTTGTTGGGTTCCCAGAGCGCCATCCAGGACAAGGAGTCGCCGCCGGACCTGACCAGCGCGCGCGCCCTCTCGCGGGCCTGGTGGTCGAGCCCTCCGGAGTGGTGTCCACGGATGAGCAGGATCCATACGCCCACCAACGCCACCAACCAGAAGACCGTGCCGGAGTAGGAGAAGAGGAACACCTCCACCACATCACGTTCGGCGAAGACTTTCCGGTAAACGCCCGGAAGTGGAACGGGGAGGTACTGCCTGGCCAGCTCAGCGGCCAGGCCCAGCAAACCGCCGTCGCGATCCATACCGCCGGAGGCCAGCCACACCACGATGTATCCGAGGCTTAGCCCTGCCCCGGTCATACCCACCAACCAGAAGATCCTGCGCCGTAGACGATCCGAAGACACCACCCGAAAGTGACCACGGTACGCAAAAAGGAGTACAGCAAGGATAAGCGGCACCAAGACCAAGGGGATGAGATGGACTACCGCCGAGTTCAACATGGACACGTGGGGACGTCCCTGGAGCCTGGGCATTCCGGCAAAGAGGCCAAGGTAGATCGCCGACAATGCCACCACCACCAGCTGGACACCGATCGCGATCCCCAAAGCCAGCCTGCGTCCACGCCTCATACCGTCGGCGCAAATGAGGAGCAGAACCACGGGCACCACGGCCAGCGCTAAACCGAACGGGCCCGTGTAGCCCTTGCGACCTACTTCCAGACAGGCAACGTCAATGGTTCCCCCGCACGTGCTCTCCAATTGGCTGAGCGTGGGCAAAGGATTCAGGATGACGTCCCTCAGCAGGGCCAATGGCCCGGACGGGCTCTTCGCGGCCGCAGTCACGATGGGTCCCACTGCGAAGATTGCCATCGTCAACGACAGGAGGTTCCGCACTTCCCTGCCCGTGGACCGATGCAGGTGAAGATGTCCCTGGCTGCTTTGCATCCACCACCCCGCGGCCAATCCAATCAGCGCGCCAAGGAATCCCACCACTGTCTCGGCGTGGCCAACGTACAACACCAGGAGCAACGACACCGAAAGGGCAACTGTGCGCAATCGTCGTTGCCACAGTGTGGGAAGCAGTGCACTGGCAGCCAAGGTAGTGGCTAAAACTGCACCGTAGGGGCCGATCAGCCGGGTGTCTGCCATCCGGGAAAGCCAGCCGTCATCGGAATGCTGTGCCACCTGGGTGACCAAGAGGAACGCTGACACGCAAGCGAACTGGCTGCCCAGGAGGACCGCGGCCGTTGTGAGCGAACCCAACTGTCGTTCAGCAAGGCCCAAGAGGAACAGGATCATCAGGATGGCCGTGGCATAAGCCAACGGGTTGGTGGTGAAGAACAGCGACGTCCAGATGGACCACCACTCGCCGGACTTCAAGCCATCCAGGGATACGCCGGCAAGGGAAAGCCACGGCTCCGGCGGACCGGACAGGATGCTGCCAGATACCAAGGACACGCCCACGAACAGGACCAGCATCAACGAGGTGAACGGCGTGGCCCGCACGTGCCTGCCCGCGTGCAGCAGTGCCGGCTTGATCACACCCTTGAGGGCAATACTCACTGCGTCAACCCCCACCGCGCAGCCAGGAAGCCCATGCCACCGGGCATTCCCCTGACCACTGCGTCCCAGGAGTGCCCAGCATGCTGGATGGAGTGTTCTTCGGTGTGGAAGCCCGCATCCCTCGCGGCATTGGCGAGCTCATGCATGTAGTCGATGAACTCGTGGTCGGTTTCGCCAGCAGTTAAATAGACGCCGCTTCCTGGGTACTTGCGTTGCTGCATCAAGACCAAAGGCGTCCTGGACTCGAAAGCCTCCACGTCGCCGTCGAACGAGTCTTGAATGGTCTTGTTCCGATCCTTGGCAAGCGCGGGTTCGCGTTCTGCCGAGAACGCAAGCACCGAGGGAAAGAGCTCCGGGTGGGCTGTACCCATTTGCATGGCACACGTTCCGCCGAACGAGAAGCCGCCCACCGC
This genomic window contains:
- a CDS encoding alpha/beta hydrolase gives rise to the protein MTFDPASFVFTPQDAPAEIRASTVLPARRENVEFTTEDGKVLLGELALPESGEITATLITLHPLPTHGGFMDSHVYRKASYRLPALAGVAVLRFNTRGTQSPRGTSEGQFEEGIGERYDVEAAVRFAVDRGLPNRWLVGWSFGTELALMYGAVEPVASEIEGAVLLSPPLHRATDVHLKEWAASAKPLTVLVPEHDDYLQPAEAAQRFSLVPQARLVGVDGAKHLWVGEKYAARVLNEIVDDVTPAGAGVEGLPREWAGSVANG
- a CDS encoding ATP/GTP-binding protein yields the protein MPRSNRPRRNASSTRTGSAGGKWTEPAPELDLERARGGIARRESAPDGDWMVRTMTAKKAEKQYICPGCSTAIVPGIAHLVVWSDSHLFGQAAGLAERRHWHTNCWTGRTYRYR
- the nucS gene encoding endonuclease NucS, yielding MRLVIARCSVDYVGRLKAHLPLATRLLLVKADGSVLVHSDGGSYKPLNWMSPPATLRVTTPEETEVEEGVVEQWTVQSAKTDDRLIINIYEQLHDTSHDLGTDPGLIKDGVEADLQRLLAEQIETLGTGYSLIRREYFTAIGPVDILARDASGATVAVELKRRGDIDGVEQLTRYLELLNRDPLLAPVRGIFAAQQIKPQAKVLANDRGIDCVTLDYDAMRGVDDSESRLF
- the nagA gene encoding N-acetylglucosamine-6-phosphate deacetylase; amino-acid sequence: MTAADRFPSSPAPSHQILKGTLVSDGEVVEDGLVAIDGDRIAYAGPAGGFDAQEFEGFQSAIRLGVPSGSYLIPGLVDVHCHGGNGGDFPGGEEASARKAVDFLHRSGTTTFLASMVTAPREDLLRGIELYVKLADEGLVAGIHLEGPFLSHARCGAQNPDYLLEPDLDLMDELVGAAAGKLATMTYAPELPGAAALVDLMTSHGVTPSLGHTDCDDATAAASLAAAREGLESAGFDGVSSLPTVTHLFNGMPPMHHRAPGPVAACLRMAQEGKAVVELIADGTHLDPSTVATVFQLVGAANIVLVTDSMAAAGLSDGSYMLGPSPVTVSDGVATLDATGSIAGGTATLLEVVRKTVAAGVALPDALCSATAVPAAVLGLSDEIGGLRRGLRADLVVTNEDLELTGVMRNGQWLS
- a CDS encoding cold-shock protein — its product is MALGTVKWFNAEKGFGFITPDDSDGDVFVHYSEIQTGGFKTLDENQRVQFEIGQGAKGPQATGVTVV
- a CDS encoding bifunctional lysylphosphatidylglycerol flippase/synthetase MprF, producing the protein MGVDAVSIALKGVIKPALLHAGRHVRATPFTSLMLVLFVGVSLVSGSILSGPPEPWLSLAGVSLDGLKSGEWWSIWTSLFFTTNPLAYATAILMILFLLGLAERQLGSLTTAAVLLGSQFACVSAFLLVTQVAQHSDDGWLSRMADTRLIGPYGAVLATTLAASALLPTLWQRRLRTVALSVSLLLVLYVGHAETVVGFLGALIGLAAGWWMQSSQGHLHLHRSTGREVRNLLSLTMAIFAVGPIVTAAAKSPSGPLALLRDVILNPLPTLSQLESTCGGTIDVACLEVGRKGYTGPFGLALAVVPVVLLLICADGMRRGRRLALGIAIGVQLVVVALSAIYLGLFAGMPRLQGRPHVSMLNSAVVHLIPLVLVPLILAVLLFAYRGHFRVVSSDRLRRRIFWLVGMTGAGLSLGYIVVWLASGGMDRDGGLLGLAAELARQYLPVPLPGVYRKVFAERDVVEVFLFSYSGTVFWLVALVGVWILLIRGHHSGGLDHQARERARALVRSGGDSLSWMALWEPNKYWFSAGGTGGVAYQQHGHVALTLAGPFGASRHHLDTATGFLEYCSQQALIPCFYSCTDELWPILQARGFRRVAVAQETRLRIRDLEFRGKEWQNVRTSLNRATKLGITASWGRYSEFSHGVRSQVTEVSEEWAAQKKIPEMGFTLGGLDELEDDDVLCCVAVDEAGFVYGVTSWLPVYEEGRVVSWTLDFMRRRGDTFPGVMEFLVASAILHLRSSVEVISLSGSPLARERGEIEQRAEGLAGILDAVGQALEPVYGFRSLASFKSRFQPEYRTLYMYYQDPLHLPAMGRALSRAYLPGLSVRHSARLLRTLVA